From Echinicola soli, a single genomic window includes:
- the gyrA gene encoding DNA gyrase subunit A: protein MAEGENENIIPINIEEEMRGAYIDYSMSVIVSRALPDVRDGMKPVHRRILFGMQELGVHHNKPYKKSARIVGEVLGKYHPHGDSAVYETMVRMAQDWSLRYPLVDPQGNFGSIDGDNAAAMRYTEARLKRIAEELLTDINKETVDFQLNFDDSLKEPVVLPAKIPALLLNGASGIAVGMATNMAPHQLGEVIDGTIAYIENNDITVEELMKHVIAPDFPTGGIIYGYNGVKSAYETGRGRVVMRGKATIETKDTGREMIIINEIPYLVNKANMIEKTAQLIQEKKLEGISAIRDESDRRGMRVVYELKRDAIANVVLNNLYKQTQLQTSFSINNVALVKGRPYTLNLKELIVHYVNHRHEVVTRRTEYELKEAEKRAHILQGYLIALDNLDEVISLIRNSRDPETARTSLMEKFELTEIQARAILDMRLQRLTGMEREKILKEYEELMILIEDLKDILEKKERRMEIIKSELAEIKERYNDDRRTTIEHNAEDFSYEDMIPNEEVIITVSHQGYVKRTALKEYRTQGRGGVGSRGVKTKDDDYTEYLFSALTHNYLLIFTDKGKLFWLKTYAIPEGSKTSKGRPIQNLINIESDDKIRSIIQVADLNDEDYIQNNYLVMTTKKGVIKKTTLEQYSRPRSNGIIALNIREDDQLLNVEFTHGDSHIIIAAKSGRAIHFHESVVRPMGRTATGVKAITLSDAKDEVVGMVCVNREEATLLVVSEKGYGKRSAVEEYRITNRGGKGVKAMNVTEKTGNLVAIKSVIDSDDLMIINKSGIIIRTPVAGLRIMGRATQGVRLIKLNENDEISSVAKVEQVEEEIEDIQDITDENQDESNDSEKPKEE from the coding sequence ATGGCCGAAGGAGAAAACGAGAACATAATACCGATTAACATTGAGGAAGAAATGCGTGGTGCCTACATCGACTATTCGATGTCGGTCATTGTTTCCAGAGCACTTCCAGATGTAAGAGATGGGATGAAGCCAGTTCACCGCAGAATTCTTTTTGGAATGCAGGAACTGGGAGTGCATCATAACAAGCCCTACAAAAAATCAGCAAGGATCGTAGGGGAAGTACTCGGTAAGTATCACCCGCATGGTGACAGTGCCGTGTACGAGACCATGGTAAGAATGGCCCAGGACTGGTCCTTAAGGTATCCATTGGTAGATCCACAAGGAAACTTCGGGTCCATTGACGGTGATAATGCCGCTGCCATGCGTTATACCGAAGCGAGACTAAAGAGAATCGCTGAGGAATTATTGACTGATATTAATAAGGAGACGGTTGACTTCCAGCTAAACTTCGATGATTCACTGAAAGAGCCAGTGGTACTGCCTGCTAAAATTCCGGCTTTATTGTTGAATGGAGCATCCGGTATCGCCGTGGGTATGGCCACCAATATGGCTCCTCATCAGCTGGGAGAAGTCATAGATGGTACCATTGCCTATATTGAAAACAATGACATCACTGTGGAGGAATTGATGAAGCACGTCATTGCTCCAGATTTCCCAACAGGCGGGATCATTTATGGTTATAATGGTGTGAAATCCGCTTATGAAACCGGACGAGGAAGAGTCGTCATGCGCGGAAAAGCCACCATCGAAACCAAGGACACCGGCAGGGAGATGATCATCATCAACGAAATTCCTTATTTGGTCAATAAAGCCAATATGATTGAGAAAACGGCCCAATTGATCCAAGAGAAAAAATTGGAAGGAATTTCGGCAATTCGAGACGAGTCCGATCGTCGCGGAATGCGCGTCGTTTACGAACTCAAGCGTGATGCCATTGCCAATGTCGTCCTGAATAACCTTTATAAGCAGACACAACTACAGACTTCCTTCAGCATCAATAATGTGGCACTGGTAAAAGGACGTCCATATACACTTAACCTAAAAGAACTGATCGTCCACTATGTGAACCACCGTCATGAAGTGGTCACCAGAAGGACAGAGTATGAGCTAAAAGAGGCAGAAAAGCGAGCTCATATCCTGCAGGGGTACTTGATTGCACTGGATAATTTGGACGAGGTGATCAGCCTTATCAGAAATTCAAGGGATCCTGAAACAGCACGTACAAGCTTGATGGAGAAATTCGAATTGACCGAAATTCAAGCCCGTGCCATCCTGGATATGCGTCTCCAGCGACTGACAGGTATGGAGCGTGAGAAGATCCTGAAAGAGTACGAGGAGTTAATGATCCTTATAGAAGACCTAAAAGACATCCTTGAGAAGAAGGAAAGAAGGATGGAAATCATCAAATCAGAATTGGCTGAAATCAAGGAACGTTATAACGATGACAGAAGAACGACCATCGAGCATAACGCTGAAGACTTCAGTTACGAAGATATGATTCCAAACGAAGAGGTAATCATCACCGTTTCTCATCAAGGCTATGTCAAAAGGACTGCGCTGAAGGAATACCGTACACAGGGTAGAGGAGGAGTAGGATCCAGAGGAGTAAAGACTAAGGATGATGACTACACCGAATACCTGTTTTCTGCTTTGACACATAATTATCTGTTGATCTTTACCGACAAGGGGAAATTGTTCTGGCTGAAAACCTATGCGATTCCTGAAGGCAGCAAGACTTCCAAAGGTCGACCTATTCAGAACCTGATCAATATCGAAAGTGATGATAAGATCCGTTCCATTATCCAAGTAGCTGATCTCAATGATGAGGATTACATCCAAAATAACTACCTGGTCATGACCACTAAAAAGGGGGTGATCAAGAAGACGACCTTGGAGCAATACTCAAGACCACGCTCTAACGGGATCATTGCCCTTAATATCCGGGAAGATGATCAGCTGTTAAATGTGGAATTTACCCATGGGGATTCCCACATTATCATTGCTGCCAAATCCGGAAGGGCGATCCACTTCCATGAATCAGTAGTTAGACCAATGGGCAGGACGGCTACAGGGGTGAAAGCCATCACCTTAAGTGACGCTAAAGATGAAGTTGTTGGCATGGTTTGTGTTAATAGGGAAGAAGCCACTTTATTGGTTGTTTCGGAGAAAGGTTATGGAAAGCGGAGTGCAGTAGAAGAATACCGCATTACCAATAGAGGCGGAAAAGGAGTCAAGGCGATGAACGTCACTGAAAAGACCGGCAACTTAGTGGCCATTAAGTCAGTAATCGATTCAGACGACTTAATGATCATCAACAAATCAGGAATAATCATCCGAACCCCAGTAGCTGGTTTGCGAATCATGGGCCGCGCGACACAAGGTGTGCGCCTTATCAAACTGAATGAAAACGATGAAATTTCTTCCGTTGCGAAAGTAGAGCAAGTGGAAGAGGAGATCGAGGACATTCAGGATATTACTGATGAAAATCAAGACGAATCAAACGATAGCGAAAAACCAAAAGAGGAATAA
- a CDS encoding alkaline phosphatase family protein encodes MRLLLFIIFLITTIFQGFAQDQYVMLISLDGYRHDYTERFHPPHIEAFISSGTAATSMIPSFPSKTFPNHYTIATGMKPGNHGLVDNTFFSSQKSKTYRISDRSVVQDGSWYGGTPIWVQAEKHGVKSASYFFVGSEAAIQGIRPSYYYDYNGTIPNTTRIDQVLEWLRLPDEERPRMITLYFSDMDDTGHKYGPNNDLKLKEALFKLDEELGILFDGVKKSGLPVNIIIVSDHGMTNITQDRLIDLEKLLAPFPLDYYNDGALAHLHLKDTKDMGEIRRELRKLEDHFSVVDPLSKNYYGKHINYSERVGDLLIIPDPGYYLVATSGFIKYQNRAAMFDTDTFGEHGFHPSLKDMHAIFYANGPRVKSGHEIKAFENIHVYPLICRLLGLPIPKDIDGQVKVLEPVLLEEKMASHPYEQK; translated from the coding sequence ATGAGATTGCTTTTATTCATCATCTTTTTGATCACAACCATTTTTCAGGGATTTGCCCAGGATCAATATGTAATGCTAATTTCATTGGATGGCTATCGCCACGATTATACCGAGCGTTTTCATCCTCCGCATATCGAAGCATTTATTTCCTCGGGCACTGCAGCGACTTCTATGATTCCTTCATTTCCCTCCAAAACCTTTCCAAACCATTATACTATTGCGACAGGTATGAAACCGGGTAATCATGGATTGGTGGATAATACTTTTTTTAGTTCACAGAAAAGTAAAACGTATCGTATTAGTGACCGTTCTGTGGTACAGGACGGAAGTTGGTATGGAGGAACTCCCATTTGGGTTCAAGCCGAGAAGCATGGAGTGAAATCTGCAAGCTACTTCTTTGTAGGCTCTGAAGCAGCCATTCAGGGAATTCGTCCCAGTTATTATTATGATTATAATGGTACCATACCCAACACTACACGAATTGACCAAGTGCTGGAGTGGCTACGGCTTCCGGATGAAGAGCGGCCCAGGATGATTACTTTATACTTTTCGGACATGGATGATACTGGGCATAAATATGGTCCTAATAATGATCTAAAACTTAAAGAGGCCCTATTCAAGTTAGATGAAGAACTGGGGATATTATTTGATGGAGTAAAAAAGTCAGGTCTTCCTGTTAACATCATTATAGTATCGGATCATGGGATGACCAATATTACACAGGATCGGTTGATAGACCTGGAAAAGCTGCTGGCTCCATTTCCCCTTGATTACTATAATGATGGGGCACTGGCACACCTTCACTTGAAAGATACAAAGGATATGGGGGAAATTAGGAGAGAATTACGAAAATTGGAAGATCATTTTTCGGTGGTCGATCCACTATCCAAAAATTATTACGGCAAGCATATCAATTATTCGGAAAGAGTAGGGGATTTACTGATTATTCCCGACCCAGGGTATTATTTAGTGGCTACTTCAGGATTCATAAAATATCAAAACAGGGCAGCCATGTTTGATACCGATACTTTTGGCGAGCATGGATTCCATCCTTCGCTAAAAGACATGCATGCCATTTTCTACGCCAATGGCCCCCGGGTCAAGTCCGGTCATGAAATAAAAGCTTTTGAAAACATTCATGTTTATCCGCTAATCTGTCGGTTGTTGGGGCTTCCGATTCCCAAAGATATTGATGGGCAGGTGAAAGTTTTAGAGCCTGTTTTATTGGAGGAGAAAATGGCCTCCCACCCGTACGAGCAGAAATAA
- the rpe gene encoding ribulose-phosphate 3-epimerase has product MDTLIAPSVLAADFANLQSAIEMINDSEADLIHVDIMDGVFVPNISFGFPVVEAIQGHAKKPLDVHLMIVNPDQYLEAFKEVGAETITVHFEACQHLHRTIQAIHELDCKAGVAINPHTNVELLRDIIRELDTVIIMSVNPGFGGQKFIEHTYEKVRNLKAIITASGSQAKIEIDGGVNMGNAYKLIDAGADILVAGSFVFNADDPKATISELKKL; this is encoded by the coding sequence ATGGATACCCTAATTGCCCCATCGGTGCTGGCCGCTGATTTTGCCAATCTTCAATCAGCAATTGAAATGATAAATGATTCAGAGGCAGATCTCATTCATGTCGATATTATGGATGGCGTCTTTGTGCCCAATATTTCTTTCGGGTTTCCTGTGGTGGAAGCCATCCAAGGGCACGCTAAAAAGCCCCTTGATGTCCATCTGATGATCGTAAATCCTGATCAGTATTTAGAAGCATTTAAGGAAGTAGGTGCAGAAACCATAACAGTACACTTCGAAGCTTGCCAGCATTTGCACAGAACTATCCAAGCCATCCATGAGTTGGATTGCAAAGCTGGCGTGGCCATTAATCCACATACTAATGTGGAATTGCTAAGGGATATCATCCGGGAGCTGGACACGGTAATCATCATGTCCGTAAATCCTGGGTTTGGCGGACAAAAGTTCATAGAGCATACATATGAGAAAGTGCGAAATCTGAAGGCCATCATTACTGCTTCAGGTTCTCAAGCAAAAATTGAAATCGATGGTGGCGTAAACATGGGAAATGCATACAAGCTGATCGATGCTGGTGCAGATATCCTCGTGGCCGGTAGTTTTGTATTTAATGCGGATGATCCTAAAGCTACCATCTCGGAGCTTAAAAAACTATAA
- a CDS encoding tetratricopeptide repeat protein, translating into MKKLILSLALVGVASTVAFGQKKVVKSAEKNLRKGNISEALTDIEAATQDAETGADPETFLIKGKILTIQFAADSSNTETTVDKGRNALDAFRKSLDMDGNDSTSKIGKEIYKEVVAGLPENLQGEGIFKLKTASVNKAISRYETDDNALASKFFAIAADIDPKDTSIVFNAGYTANMAEDYDAAKKYLTMLLDVPEYNKLNAYYFLIQIANQQEDDQEEAYRLVKQAREEYPNDKGLSEFEIQLLLQLEKMDEAMASIKESLDQDPNNAPIRLRYGYLKEQSGDMDGALEEYLKTVEIDPDFFEGNYYAGAVYIDKARDIINEVNNLPDDEWEAKSEDMLAEADSLYENAIPLFEKAVELKPDNTEILRILHSIHTRLKNEDKAAEYDQKLQELIGPDWIEGGN; encoded by the coding sequence ATGAAGAAATTAATTTTATCATTGGCTTTGGTCGGTGTGGCTTCAACAGTAGCCTTTGGCCAAAAAAAGGTTGTAAAATCAGCTGAAAAAAACCTACGAAAGGGTAATATTTCAGAAGCACTTACGGACATAGAAGCGGCAACACAAGATGCAGAAACTGGAGCTGATCCGGAAACGTTTTTAATCAAAGGTAAAATCCTTACTATTCAATTTGCAGCTGATTCCTCTAATACTGAGACTACAGTGGATAAGGGGAGAAATGCCCTTGATGCCTTCAGAAAATCACTGGACATGGACGGCAATGATTCTACCAGTAAGATTGGTAAAGAAATTTATAAAGAAGTAGTTGCTGGTCTTCCAGAGAATCTACAAGGAGAAGGTATATTCAAACTAAAAACTGCTTCCGTAAATAAAGCGATCAGTAGATATGAGACTGATGATAATGCATTGGCATCCAAGTTCTTTGCTATTGCGGCTGATATTGACCCTAAAGATACTTCTATTGTATTTAATGCTGGATATACTGCAAACATGGCGGAAGATTATGATGCAGCCAAGAAGTATTTGACCATGTTGCTTGATGTACCTGAATACAATAAACTAAACGCATATTACTTCCTTATCCAAATTGCTAACCAGCAAGAGGATGATCAAGAAGAAGCTTACCGTCTAGTAAAACAAGCACGTGAAGAATATCCTAACGATAAAGGGCTATCTGAATTTGAAATCCAGCTTTTGCTCCAGCTTGAGAAAATGGACGAGGCCATGGCTTCTATCAAAGAATCCCTTGACCAAGATCCAAACAATGCGCCTATCCGGTTGAGATACGGTTACCTAAAAGAGCAATCTGGTGATATGGATGGGGCACTGGAAGAATACCTGAAAACGGTGGAAATTGATCCTGACTTCTTCGAAGGTAACTATTATGCAGGAGCGGTTTACATTGATAAAGCAAGGGATATCATCAATGAAGTAAACAACCTTCCTGATGATGAGTGGGAAGCTAAATCTGAAGATATGCTTGCAGAGGCCGATAGCCTTTATGAAAATGCTATCCCTCTGTTTGAGAAAGCTGTAGAGCTCAAGCCTGACAACACTGAAATTTTGAGAATCCTGCATTCTATCCACACGCGTCTTAAAAATGAAGACAAAGCTGCAGAATACGATCAAAAACTGCAAGAACTGATCGGGCCTGATTGGATAGAAGGTGGAAATTAA
- a CDS encoding 3-oxoacyl-ACP synthase III family protein yields the protein MPDPHYSVIKGTGKYVPSKVIKNKDFLNAQFYNKDGGKLTKSNEEIVRKFQEITEIAERRYIEDDYVTSDMAFFAAEEALKSALLDKETLDYIIVAHNFGDVLKDNQKSDMVPSLASRVKYKLQIKNPDCVAYDLPFGCPGLVQGLIQGDYYIKSGDAKNILVIGAETLSRISDPHDIDSMIYSDGAGAIILQSQESNTPVGILTHKTRTDTLNEAMLLRMDLSYNTDYKDDTLFMKMNGRKLYEYALNTVPGLVKATIDKAGLDIRDIKKVLIHQANAKMDDAIIHRVFKLYDMQEDPRKIMPITISKLGNNSVATIPILLDMLLRGEIERHNINSGDHVIFASVGAGMNVNAILYRFP from the coding sequence ATGCCCGATCCGCATTATTCTGTTATTAAGGGAACTGGCAAGTATGTTCCCTCAAAAGTGATTAAAAATAAGGATTTTCTAAATGCTCAATTTTATAATAAGGATGGTGGAAAGCTCACTAAATCCAATGAGGAGATTGTCAGGAAATTCCAAGAAATAACAGAAATAGCCGAAAGAAGATATATCGAGGATGATTATGTTACTTCTGATATGGCATTCTTTGCCGCAGAAGAAGCATTGAAATCAGCCTTATTGGATAAAGAAACATTGGACTACATCATTGTGGCGCATAATTTTGGTGATGTCCTTAAGGACAACCAAAAATCCGACATGGTTCCCAGTCTGGCTTCCCGAGTAAAATATAAGCTTCAAATCAAAAACCCTGATTGCGTCGCTTATGACCTGCCCTTTGGCTGTCCTGGTTTGGTGCAGGGGCTTATCCAAGGGGATTATTATATCAAATCCGGTGATGCCAAAAACATCCTAGTGATCGGTGCGGAAACGCTTAGCAGGATTTCTGATCCACATGATATAGATAGCATGATCTATTCCGATGGGGCAGGAGCCATTATCTTGCAGTCCCAGGAAAGTAACACCCCTGTCGGGATACTGACCCATAAAACCCGGACAGACACCCTGAATGAAGCCATGCTGTTACGAATGGACCTGTCTTATAATACAGATTACAAAGATGATACCTTGTTCATGAAAATGAATGGGCGTAAACTTTACGAATATGCCTTGAATACAGTTCCAGGTTTGGTCAAGGCCACCATTGATAAGGCAGGTTTGGACATTAGGGATATAAAAAAAGTCCTTATTCATCAGGCAAATGCCAAAATGGATGATGCCATTATCCACCGGGTCTTCAAACTTTATGACATGCAAGAAGACCCGAGAAAGATCATGCCGATTACCATCAGTAAACTGGGCAACAATTCTGTGGCAACAATACCGATTTTATTGGATATGCTGCTCCGTGGAGAGATAGAAAGACACAATATCAATTCGGGTGACCATGTGATCTTCGCTTCCGTTGGGGCCGGCATGAATGTCAATGCGATCTTATATCGGTTTCCTTGA